Proteins encoded by one window of Clostridium cagae:
- the yedF gene encoding sulfurtransferase-like selenium metabolism protein YedF: protein MSKIIDAKGKNCPIPVIMAKKEIDNGNVNFVVEVDNKIANENLKKLGNSMSFEIKSQEVNGIFKVHFLKGERDNNQSEICEECNEIIEEIKKDKLGTWSIFIGKEIIGSGSEELGKSLIKMYFYTMAESDDLPKSILFMNEGVKVPTLNEQVVEHLKGLEKKGVEILVCGTCLNFYGLEEELKVGKVSNMYEISNYMKAASKVITL from the coding sequence ATGAGTAAAATAATTGATGCAAAGGGTAAGAACTGTCCAATACCTGTAATAATGGCAAAGAAGGAAATTGATAATGGAAATGTTAATTTTGTAGTTGAAGTTGATAATAAAATAGCTAATGAGAATTTAAAGAAATTAGGAAATAGTATGAGCTTTGAAATAAAATCTCAAGAAGTTAATGGAATATTTAAAGTACATTTTTTAAAAGGGGAAAGGGATAATAATCAATCAGAAATCTGTGAAGAATGTAATGAAATAATAGAGGAAATTAAAAAAGATAAATTAGGTACATGGTCAATATTTATTGGAAAGGAAATCATAGGTTCTGGAAGTGAAGAGCTTGGGAAGTCTCTTATAAAGATGTACTTTTATACAATGGCAGAATCTGATGATTTACCAAAATCAATTTTATTTATGAATGAGGGAGTAAAAGTACCAACATTAAATGAACAAGTTGTAGAGCATCTAAAAGGTTTAGAAAAAAAAGGTGTTGAAATATTAGTTTGTGGTACATGCCTTAATTTCTATGGACTAGAAGAAGAATTGAAAGTTGGAAAAGTAAGTAACATGTATGAAATATCTAATTATATGAAAGCAGCATCAAAAGTTATTACTTTATAG
- the selD gene encoding selenide, water dikinase SelD: MSKDIKLTSLTKNSGCAAKIGPGVLHSVLSSLPKFEDENLIVGFDTSDDACVYKINDDTVVIKTVDFFPPMVDDPYTFGQVAAANALSDVYAMGGNPSIAMNLICFPSCLDISIMREILAGGYDKVKEAGAVIAGGHTIADPTPKYGLCVSGFARPEEILSNSNAKTGDVIILTKPLGIGIMNTAAKAELIDENKIKEVTSIMSTLNKYAKECTLGLEIHSCTDVTGFGLIGHSYEMASGSKKTIEIFSESIPIIDGALDYAKMGIIPEGMYNNLDYLKDKFAVGANISQELQDVLIDPQTSGGLLLSLPEKQAKEFLSRIENFTPYARIIGQVLDKGDKPIVIK, translated from the coding sequence ATGTCAAAGGATATAAAACTTACGAGTTTAACTAAAAATTCAGGGTGTGCAGCTAAGATAGGACCAGGAGTTCTTCATAGTGTATTAAGTAGTTTACCTAAGTTTGAAGATGAAAATTTAATTGTAGGATTTGATACAAGTGATGATGCTTGTGTATACAAAATTAATGATGATACAGTAGTAATAAAAACAGTAGATTTTTTTCCACCAATGGTAGATGATCCATATACCTTTGGACAAGTTGCAGCTGCTAATGCACTTAGTGACGTTTATGCTATGGGTGGAAATCCTTCAATAGCAATGAATTTAATTTGTTTTCCTTCTTGTTTAGATATATCAATTATGCGTGAGATACTTGCAGGAGGTTACGACAAAGTAAAAGAAGCTGGAGCAGTAATTGCAGGTGGACATACTATAGCTGATCCTACACCTAAATATGGACTTTGTGTAAGCGGATTTGCACGTCCAGAAGAAATACTTTCAAATAGCAATGCTAAAACTGGAGATGTAATTATACTTACTAAACCTTTAGGAATTGGGATCATGAATACTGCAGCAAAAGCAGAATTAATAGATGAAAATAAAATTAAAGAAGTTACATCAATAATGTCTACATTAAATAAGTATGCTAAGGAATGTACTTTAGGATTAGAGATTCATTCATGTACTGATGTTACTGGATTTGGACTTATTGGGCATAGTTATGAAATGGCAAGTGGAAGTAAAAAGACAATAGAGATTTTTAGTGAATCTATCCCAATTATAGATGGAGCATTAGATTATGCAAAGATGGGGATTATACCTGAAGGTATGTACAATAATCTTGATTATTTAAAAGATAAGTTTGCAGTAGGAGCTAATATATCACAAGAATTACAAGATGTGTTAATAGATCCACAAACATCAGGAGGGCTGTTACTTTCACTTCCAGAAAAACAAGCAAAGGAATTTTTATCAAGAATAGAAAATTTCACGCCATATGCTAGGATAATAGGTCAAGTACTCGATAAGGGTGACAAGCCTATAGTTATTAAATAA
- a CDS encoding double-cubane-cluster-containing anaerobic reductase → MELQKKLPEIFEEFAEGRRNAFIKAKELKDKNIPLIGAFCTYFPQELGLAMGAATVSVCSTSDETIAAAEQDLPRNLCPLIKSSYGFAKTDKCPFFFFSDLIVGETTCDGKKKMYEYLSEFKPVHVMELPNSQREDGLELWKNEIIRLKSYLEEMFNVEITEDDIKKAIKIKNNERKALKKFYELGKREPVSMLGQDMFKVINGTTFSFDKEKIPDQINEVIEKINCEYESEKKYESKPRILITGCPIGGATEKVIKAIEDNGAYVVAFENCSVAKAVDELVDEENPDVYDALARKYLSIGCSCMTPNPNRIKLLNKMIDEYKVDAVVDVILTACHTYNVETLSVKRFVNDEKNKPYMSVETDFSLNDIGQLNTRMAAFIEML, encoded by the coding sequence ATGGAATTACAAAAAAAATTGCCAGAAATATTTGAAGAGTTTGCAGAAGGAAGAAGAAATGCATTTATTAAGGCTAAAGAACTTAAAGATAAAAATATACCTTTAATTGGAGCATTTTGTACTTACTTTCCACAAGAATTAGGATTAGCTATGGGAGCAGCTACAGTTTCAGTATGTTCAACATCTGATGAAACTATTGCAGCAGCAGAGCAAGATCTTCCACGTAATTTATGTCCTTTAATAAAATCTAGTTATGGTTTTGCGAAGACTGATAAATGTCCGTTCTTTTTCTTTTCAGATCTAATTGTTGGAGAAACAACTTGCGATGGAAAAAAGAAAATGTATGAATATCTTTCAGAATTTAAGCCAGTACATGTTATGGAACTTCCAAATTCTCAACGTGAAGATGGATTAGAATTATGGAAAAATGAAATTATTAGATTAAAGTCATATTTAGAAGAAATGTTTAATGTAGAAATAACAGAAGATGATATAAAAAAAGCTATAAAAATAAAAAATAATGAACGTAAAGCATTAAAGAAATTTTATGAATTAGGAAAAAGAGAGCCAGTTTCTATGTTAGGGCAAGATATGTTTAAAGTTATAAATGGAACAACATTTAGCTTTGATAAAGAAAAAATTCCAGATCAAATTAACGAGGTAATTGAAAAGATTAATTGTGAATATGAATCTGAAAAAAAATATGAATCTAAGCCTCGTATATTAATAACTGGATGTCCTATTGGAGGAGCAACTGAAAAGGTTATTAAAGCAATTGAAGATAATGGAGCTTATGTAGTGGCTTTTGAAAATTGCAGTGTTGCAAAAGCAGTTGATGAATTAGTAGATGAAGAAAATCCAGATGTTTATGATGCTCTTGCACGTAAATATTTATCTATTGGATGTTCTTGTATGACTCCTAATCCAAATAGAATTAAACTTCTTAATAAAATGATTGATGAATATAAAGTAGATGCCGTAGTTGACGTGATATTAACAGCTTGCCACACATATAATGTTGAGACTTTATCAGTTAAAAGATTTGTAAATGATGAAAAAAATAAGCCTTATATGAGTGTTGAAACTGATTTTTCTCTTAATGATATTGGTCAATTAAATACTAGAATGGCTGCATTTATAGAGATGCTTTAA